From Alosa sapidissima isolate fAloSap1 chromosome 2, fAloSap1.pri, whole genome shotgun sequence, one genomic window encodes:
- the arl4cb gene encoding ADP-ribosylation factor-like 4Cb yields the protein MGNSFSNVSAFQSLHIVMLGLDSAGKTTVLYRLKFNEFVNTVPTIGFNTEKIKLSNGTAKGISCHFWDVGGQEKLRPLWKSYSRCTDGIIYVVDSVDVDRLEEAKTELHKVTKFAENQGTPLLVIANKQDLPKSLPVADIEKQLALHELTPSTTYHVQPACAIIGEGLHEGMDKLYEMILKRRKSLKQKKKR from the coding sequence GTGATGCTGGGTTTGGACTCTGCTGGAAAAACGACTGTCTTGTACCGTCTTAAATTTAACGAATTTGTGAACACCGTACCAACAATTGGATTTAACACAGAGAAGATCAAATTGAGCAATGGTACGGCTAAAGGTATCAGTTGTCATTTTTGGGACGTCGGTGGGCAGGAGAAGCTGCGGCCCTTGTGGAAATCCTACAGTCGGTGCACGGACGGCATCATATATGTTGTCGACTCGGTAGATGTGGACCGACTTGAGGAGGCTAAGACGGAGCTTCACAAAGTCACCAAATTTGCGGAAAACCAAGGTACGCCACTGCTGGTAATTGCTAACAAGCAGGACCTGCCCAAGTCTCTTCCCGTGGCTGACATTGAGAAACAACTGGCCCTCCACGAGCTCACGCCATCAACAACATATCACGTTCAACCCGCCTGTGCAATTATTGGAGAGGGACTTCACGAGGGCATGGATAAACTTTATGAAATGATTTTAAAGCGACGGAAATCGCTGAAGCAAAAAAAGAAGCGGTAG